The genomic DNA TGCGCCGCCGGCCGCCGGACCGGCAGGGAGACCAGATGCGTGAAACCATCGACTTCGGAATCGACCTCGGGACCACGAACAGTGAGATCGCGGTCTTCGCGAACGGCAGATCCCGGATCATCAAGAACAACGAGAACTGGGACTACACGCCGTCCGCGGTCTGGATGCCCAAGCCGGGGATGATCCACGTCGGCCGGCGGGCCCGCGAGCGGGTGGAGGCCGATCCGGACGACGCGTGCGCCGAGTTCAAGCTCCAGATGGGCCTTGAGGACGCCGCGTTCGCCTTCCGCCGGGCGGGCGTCTCCCTGACGCCCGAGCAGCTCTCCGCCGAGGTGCTGAAGTCGCTGCGCCGGGACGCCGCCCACGACGTGGGCGAGCCGCCGACCGCGGCCGTGATCACCGTTCCCGCGTCGTTCGCGCTGAACCAGTCCAACGCCACCGGCAAGGCGGCGGCGCTGGCCGGGCTCGGCGAGGAGTGCCCGCTCATCCACGAGCCGAACGCCGCCGCGCTCGCCTACGGCGTGGACAACGCCGCGGAGTCCGCGTACTGGATGGTCTTCGACCTGGGCGGAGGCACCTTCGACGCGGCGGTGATGAGCAAGCGGGACGGGGAGCTGCAACTGCTGCAGCATGCCGGCGACCCGCACCTGGGCGGCAAGAACATCGACTGGGCCATCGTCGAGGAGTTGCTCGCGCCCGCCGTCGTACGCGAGTTCGGGCTGCGGGACTTCGCCCGCGGCAACGAGCAGTGGCGGACGAACTTCGCCAAGCTGAAGGCGGCCGCGGAGGCGGCCAAGATCGAGCTGTCCCGGGCCGGGGAGACCGAGCTGTTCGTCGACCTCAGGACCGACGGCGGCGAGGAGACGTTCTCGTACACCCTGACCCGCGGCGCCCTGGACGACCTCGCCCTCCCCTTCTACGCCCAGGCCGTCAAGCTCTGCCGGGAGGCGCTGGCCCAGGGCTCGCTGCGGCCCGACCACATCGACCAACTGCTCCTCGTCGGCGGCGCCACGCTCTCCCCCGGACTGCGCGAGCTGCTGGCCGACCCGCGCGAGGGCCTCGGCATCAGCATCGACCACAGCCAGGACCCCACCACCGTGGTCGCCCGCGGCGCGGCGATCTTCGCGGGCAGCGTACGCCTCCCGGCACCGCCGCAGCGCCCCACCGCCGGCACGTTCACCGCCGAGCTGATCTACGAACCGCAGTCGCTGGACACCACCGGGATCCCCGTCGCCGGCAAGCTGCACAGCGCCGACCCGGTGGACTGGACCCGGTACAGCGTCTCCCTGCACAGCCCGGGAGGGAACTTCCAGAGCCCGCAGGTCACCCTGGACGCGAACGGCGGCTTCTACACCACCGTCGCCATCGGGGCGGAGACCACGACCCGCTTCACCGTGGAGCTGACCGACGCCGCCGGAGTCCGCCAGAAGCTCACGCCGGACACGCTGTCGCTGACCCACACCCGCACCCTGCCGGCGGGTCCCGTCCTCACGCACTCGCTCGGCATCGGCAAGTACGACGGCACCTACGGCCCGATCGTGCGGAAGGGGGCGACCCTGCCGGTCCACGGCAGCAGCAAGTACCGCACGACCATCGCCCTGACCCGTACGGATCCCGACGCGGTCATCCGCATCCCCCTCCTGGAGGGCGAGGAGCCCGACGCCAAGAACAACAAGGAGGTCGGCGAGGTCTCGTTCCGCCGCGGCGACCTGCGGTACGACCTCCCGGAGGGCAGCGAGGTCGAGGTGACCTACGAGGTCAAAACCATCGGACAGGCCAAGGCCATCGTCGAGACGATGGACACGGAGTTCGAGGCCGACGTGCGGCTCCAGGGCGCCCAGCCGGAGCACGGGGAACTGGTGGCCGGCCTGCACCGGCTGGAGCAGCGGGTAGCCGAACTCGGGGTACGGGCCCGGGAGTCCGGGTCCTCGGGCGCCGACGCCGTCCTCCGGGAGATCGCCGACGACATGGGGCGGCTCCGCAAGCAGGTCGACAACGCGCGCACCGACCCGGGCACGGCGCTGGAGTGCGAGCAGCGCCTGCGGAAACTGCACGCGCAGCTCGACGATGTCGAGCGGGAGGCCATCGAGGTCCCGCGGCTGATGCTGGAGCTGGGAGACGCGCTCAAGGAGTGCGAAGGACTGCTCCGGCGCGGCGGCGGCGCGGCCGAGCGGCAGGAGCTGGAGCGGCTGCGCGGCCTGGTGAACCGGGCCATGCAGGACGGCAGCCACCGCGTCGCCGAGCTGGAGCGGCTGCTGAAGCGGGCGCGGGAGCTGTACCTGGAGATCCTCAACAGCACCGGCCAGTTGGATTACAGGTTCTTCGAGGAGCTGTCGAACAGCCGCGGCATGATGACGCCGCGTGCCGAGGCGGATGCCGCGCTCGCCGAGGGAGCGCGCGCCTATGCCGCGAAGGACCGGTTCGCGCTGGCAGACGTGAACAGGCGGCTCTACGCGATGCTGCCCGCGCACGCCAAGGAGGAGCACGCTGATAAACGGCAGGAACCCCCAGGCGGAGGGCTCCGCGACCCCGGGGGGCTCCGGTGACATCGACGGAACCTGCCCGGCAGCCGCTTCCCGGGTCCCGGCCGGAGCCGGCCGGCGACACGGCGCTGCGGGTCGAGCTGACCGTGGCCAGGGCCGCCGCGGCGGCCCGGGCCGGCGATCTGGACGCGGCGCTGCGGGAGCTGGCCCGGAACGACGACCCGGCGGTCACCGGCCACCGGGAGGTGGCGGACCTGCGGGCCCGTATCCACGCCCAGCGCGGCGAGTGGGACGAAGCGGAGCGCTGCTGGCGGCACCTGCTCGACGGCCATCCGGACGACCCGTCCGCCACGGCGGGACTGGACCGGATCCGGCGGTTCCGCCGGACGGGTCCGATGGCCGCGTTCGACCGCAGGCGCCACCGGCTCCTGCCCGCCGCGGCCGTCGTCCTGTGCGCCGGAGCGGTCACGGCGGCGGCCTGGGTGCTCCCCGGGGACTCTGCCGACGACTCCGGGGACCGGCCGGCCGACGTCTCGGCGTCGGTGGCCGGGGCGGAGCAGCGCGCGGAGAAGGACGCACGGCAGGAGCTGACCGCGGAGCGGGAGCGCACCGCGGCCGCCGCCGACGCCCGCCGGGAGGAGGCGCTCGACGCCCTGGCGGATGCGGTCCGTACGCCCGGGATCCGGACGGTGCGGCACGAGGACTCGGTCGAAGTGGTCTTCGAGCAGGGCCTGTTCTCCCGGGCGGCGGAGCTGACGGACGCCGGGGCCGCGGATCTGGCGCGGCTCGGCAAGGTCCTCGGCGGGCGGGAGGACCTGCGCATCGAGGTGCTCGGCCACATCGCCGACGTCAGCGAGGCGCCCGCGAGCGGCGGTTCCGACACCTCCGTGTGGCGGGCCATGGTCGCCGCCCGCGCGCTCAGCGACGCCAGCGGCCGGCCGCTCACGGCCTTCTCCATCGCCAGCGCCGAGCAGCGGGACGCCCCGTACGGGACCGACGCGCAGAACCGCACCGTCACGGTCGTCCTCACCCCCCGCACCGCCTCGTGACACGGCGCACGCGCCGTCGACCCAGCAGCCCAAGGAGGTTGCCTTGCAGAGCGGCACCGCACCGGTGGCCATGGAGCGCCTGCGTGAGCTCACCGGCCCGGAGCTCTACCAGCGCAACGCGTTCAGGCTGACCGGCCTCCCGACCACCGCGACGCGCCAGGCGATCCGCCGGTGCAGGCAGCAGATCAACACGGCCGTACGCGCCGGGGTGGACATCCCCGCCGCGGGCGAGCTTCCCGTGCCCGGCCGGCGGAGCGCGGAGCAGTACGGTGCGGTGTTCGACGTCCTCGACCATCCCCAGCGCCGGATAGTCGACGAGCTGTTCTGGATCTGGGACGCCCCGGACGGCGCCTGCGGCTGCGACCCCGCGCTGCACGAGGCGCACGACTCCGCGGTACGGGCCCACGCCTGGGCCCTGGACGAGGAGCTGGGCGGCCGTGCGGCGCCTCCCGCGGGCGAGCCGAGCTGGGGGGCCGCCGCCGCGGGCTGGCAGCGCGCGCTCGCACACCCGGGCTTCTGGGGCCACGTGACGCACCGCATCACCGCGCTCGACGACGTCAGGATCGGCCCCGCGGCCGTGCCCGTCCTCGAAGGCGAGGTGCGCCGCACCCTGGTCGCCCCCATGGCCGAGCTCGCCACCGGGGGCAGCGCACCGCACCGGGTGACCGCCCTCTTCGGCGCCTGGTCGTGGGCCGGGGGAAACCTGCTCGGCCAGGCGGTCGAGGGCCGGGTGGAGCCGGTGCTGGAGGCCGTGAGGACCGCGCTGGAGCGCGCCCGCGACCTGCACACCGAGAACCCCGCGGCCGCGGCCTCGATCGTCGAGCGGGAGGTCCTGCCGCGGCTGGACGGCCTGTGCGCCTTCGACAGCGAGGGCGTACGGCGCTCCATCGCCAAGGTGAGGGAACGCACGGCCCTGCTGCTCAACAACTGCGCCGTCTCGACCGACGGCGGCACACCGCTGCCCGCGGCGGAAGCGGCCCGGCTGCTCGACCTGGCCATCGAACTGGCCGAGACGGAGGAGACGCGCGAACTCGTCGCGGACAACCGGGCGCATGTGGAGTACCTGGCGCTCCTGCCGGCCATGGACAGGGCGCACACGCTCCTGGAGGAGGACCAGCCCTGGCAGGCAGCGGCGGCGCTGCAGAAGGAGGTCCTGCCGCTGCTCGCCGAGCTTCGTACGAGCGACGACAAGGAGGCGCGGGACAACGCGGCCAAGTTCACCGACGGAGCCGCGATCCTGCTCAACAACTGCGCCCTGGCGCTCGCCGGCGACAGCTCGCCCTCCGCCGTGCGCACGCGTGCCGACTTCCTCGACCAGGCGCTGGAGCTGGCGGAGACCCGCAGGACCCGCAAGCTCGTCAGGAAGAACCGCCGCCAGGCCGCCAGGCACGCCCGCATCGCCCCGTACTCCGACGCGTTCAGGCTCGCCGTGTCCGGCCTGGAGCGCGCCCAGCGGCTGCTGCGCGACAACCGGCCGGGCCGCGCCGCCGCGGAGATCGAGAGCCATGTGGTGCCGCACACCGACAAGCTGGCCGAGTGCAGGGTCCGCAAGGTCCGGCGGCCCGCGGCCAGGCTCGCCGACCAGACGGCGATCCTGCTCAACAACTGCGCCCTGGCGCTCGACCCGGTCGGGACGTCCCCGGAGGAGAGCAGGCGGCTCCTGTCCGTCGCGCACGGAGTGGCCAGGAAGCGGAAGACGCGCGCGCTCATCATGAGGAACAGCGTCGCGTCCCTCGCCACGTATGCGGACCACCGGCTGGACGACCTCCCCCCGTCCATCCAGCAGATCATCCGGCGGATGCCGCCGGAGAAGCAGGCCCATTACCTGTCGCAACTCCGCGACCGATGGTGAACGGACCCCCGCTTCACCGGCGGGGGACCGTGCCAAGGCCACCGGCCCCGAGCGTTGTGCAGCCGTGACCTGTCACGGACAACCCTGACCGTATCCGCGCGGTCATATGTGCATGTCGCGTCTCCCCATGGTGCTTGCCTTTCCCCGCGTGCTCCGCCACCTGCGCTCCGTGGGCGCCTCGCTGCCGCCGGTGACCCAACTGAGCCTCGGCCGCCCCGATCCCGTACTGCGGCCGGTGCTGGCCGCGGCGTGGGAGGGCGATCACGGCCCGGCGCGCGAACTGCTCGCCGACACCCGCCGGCGCCGGGCGTGGGAGCGGCGGGACACGTGCGTGGGCGAACTCGCCGACGTCGCCCTGGCGCGGCCCCGGTGGCTGGAGGTCTGGCTGGAGAAGGAGGGGGACGACCCGGATGCCGCCCTGGTCTCGGCGGACCTGCAGATCTGCCGCGCCTGGGAGGCGCGGACCGCCGCGCGGGCCAAGCACGTCTCCCGCGAGCGGTTCGCCGAGTTCTTCCGGATCCTGGAGGAGGCCACCCCGGTCATCGCCAGGGCGGCGGAGCTCAACCCCGGTGACCCGGTGCCCTGGCGCGTCGCCCTGCAGCACGCCCGCGGCGCGCAGGCCCCCCGCGCGGTCTTCGACCGGCTGCTGCTGAACGTCATGGACACCGACCCCGACAACTACCGCTGCCACGCCAACGCCCTGCAGTTCCTCTGCGCCAAGTGGTACGGCTCGCACGAGGAGATGTTCGACTTCGCGGAGACCGCGGCGGCCCGGGCCCGGCCGGGACGGCTGCTGGCCGCGCTGCCGGTGGAAGCGGTGACCGAGTACCTCACCGAACACCCCCTCGGCCGCGGCCCGGTGCCCCGGCAGCGGGTGCACGCGGCCGTGGACCGCACGCTGGAGGTCAGCGCCGGCTACGAGCCGGGCGACCCGGCGGCCGCCGGCGTCCGCAACCACCTGGCCCTGGCGCTGACCCGCTGCGGGCGCTGGGAGGAGGCGCTGCGGCAGTTCGAGCTGATCGGCACGGACGTACGGGAGCTTCCGTGGGCGTACGTGGACGGGGAGAACGAGGTGCGGGGCTTCGCGGACGCGCGGGAGGACACCCGGGTCCAGGTGGCCAAGGCGGTGCCGTTCTTCTCCCGCTACCGCCCGGCGGCTTAGCGCCCAGCGGCCTGCCGCCGTACGGAAGGGCCCGGGTACGTGACACCCGTCCCCCGGCCCGCCGTCATGGCCGCTCCTGCCGGGCGGTCCCGTCGTCCTCTTCGGTACGGTCGCGGCCGGCGTCGGGGTCCGGTGACGGCGCGGCACCCGGGGGCTGTCCGCCCGGATCCGGTGCGGCGCCTTCGCGGGTGTCCGTGCCGCCGTGCCGGGTGAGGTTGCGTACCGACGCCTCCAGGCTCCTGACCTGGTCGGCGAGGGCGGGCCCGGTGGGAGTCGCCCTCTCCCGCAGCAGCGACTCGACCTGCACCAGCCGCCAGGTGACGTCGCTGAGCCGTTCCCCGAACCCCGCGTCGCCGCCCTGCTCGGCGAGCAGCAGCCGCTGCAACTGGTCTGCCTGCACGGCGAGTTGCCGGTTCTTGCGGTGCAGCTCCAGGAAGACGTTGACCTTGGTGCGCAGGATCCAGGGCTCGATGGGCTTGGCGAGGAAGTCGGCGGCGCCCACCGCGTAGCCGCGGTAGGCGTAGTCGGGGTCGATGCCCTGCCCGGTGAGCAGGATGATCGGGACGTCCTTGGTCTGGTCGATGCGCTTGATGTTCGCGGCGGTCTCGAAGCCGTCCATCCCCGGCATCAGTATGTCGAGCAGGACGACGGCGAACTGCTGGCGCAGCATCGCCTTCAGGGCCTCCTCGCCGGAGTGGGCGAACACCACGCGCTGGCCGAGCGGACCGAGCACCGCGGCCAGCGCGACCAGGTTCTCCTCCATGTCGTCGACGATGAGGATGCTGGCCGGGTCCGGCGCGGGCGGCGGTGTGGGCGGGGAGGCGGCGGTCGTCATGCGGCCCGTCCCGGTGCCGTCGGGTCGTCGCCCCGCGAGTCGCCGGCCGAATCGCCGGCAGGGCCGCCGTCCCGGGCCCGGCCGCCGCCCGCCCGCCGGTCGTGCGACTCCAGTTGCTCGTAGATCGCCGTCAGCAGCCGGTCGACGTTGACCGGCTTCGGGACGTAGCCGTCCGCACCGGCCTCAATGGCCTTCTCCCGGTCGCCCGGCATGGCCTTGGCGGTGAGGGCGATGATCGGCACCCCTGCCAGGCGCGGCGTGGCGCGGATGGTCCTGATCACCTCGTAGCCGTCGACCTCCGGCATCATGATGTCCATCAGCACCAGCGAGATCTCCGGGGAGCGGTCCAGGACGTCGAAGCCCTCGCGGCCGTTCTCGGCGTACTTCACGGAGATCCCGACCCGGCCCAGCATGTGCGTCAGGGCGAACACGTTGCGGATGTCGTCGTCCACGATGAGCACGTGCCGTCCGGTGAGCACCCGGCCGGGTCGGCCGCTGAGCCACTGCCTCAGCCGCGTCGTCTCGGGCCAGGTGTCCACCCGTTCGCGGTCCGCGGGGGCTTCCGTACCCGCCGCTTCGGGAGCCACCGCCTCGGCGCCCGCCGCTTCCGGCCCCGGTGTCCGCGCCGTGGTACGGGCCGCTTCGCCCTCCGCGCCGGCGGCGGGGGCGCGGACCGCGGGCGCCGCCGGCTGCGTCTCGCCAGGGCCGCCCGGCCTTTCGCCCCGGCCGTCCCGCGGTTCGCGGCGGTCCGCGCCCGTCTGCCGCTTCCCCGGCCGGCGCGGCTCCGCCGGTTCGAGGGCCGGCGTCGCGCTCCCCGAGGCGGCCGCGAGCGCCTTGCCGGGCAGTTGTGCCGGTACGTACAGGGTGAACCGCGAGCCCACGCCCTCCTCGCTCTCCGCGTCGATCCGCCCGCCGAGGAGGCCGGCGATCTCCCGGCTGATGGACAGGCCGAGCCCGGTGCCGCCGTACTTGCGGTTGGTGGTGCCGTCGGACTGCTGGAACGCCTCGAAGACCACGTCCAGCTTCTCCGCCGGGATGCCGATGCCGGTGTCCTTCACGGAGAACGCGAGCACCGTCTCCGCGTCGCGCAGCGTGTCCTCCGCGAACTCCTCCGCCGGGACCCGCTCCACCCGCAGCTCCACCCCGCCCCTACTGGTGAACTTCACCGCGTTGGACAGGAGGTTGCGCAGCACCTGCTGGATGCGCTGCTGGTCGGTGTGGAGCTCGGCCGGCACGTCGTCGCCGACGGTCACCTCGAATCCCAGCCCCCGGTCGACCGTCAGCGGCCGGAACGTGGCGCGTACGTAGTCGAGCAGTTTGGCGAGCGGGATGCGCTGCGGGCGTACGTCGATCCGGCCCGCCTCCACCTTGGACAGGTCCAGGATGTCGTTGATGAGCTGGAGCAGGTCGGAGCCCGCCTGGTAGATGGTGCCCGCGAACTCCACCTCCTGGTCGGACAGCCGCCCGTCGGCGTTGTCGGCGAGCAACTGGGCCAGAATCAGCAGGGAGTTCAGCGGGGTGCGCAGCTCGTGCGACATGTTCGCCAGGAAGTCCGACTTGTACTGGGACGACGTGGCCAGCAGCGACGCCTTCTCCTCCAGCTCCGCGTTGGACCGCTGCAGTTCCTCGGAGCGGGTGCGCAGCTCGGAGGTCAGCCGCTGCGACTGCGACAGCAGCGCCTCGGTGCGGGCGTTGGCGAGGATGGTGTTGAACGAGACGCCGATGGTGTGCGCGAACTGGTCGACGAACGTCAGTTGGATCTCGTTGAACTTGCTGAACGACGCCAGCTCGATCACGCCCAGCAGCCGGTCCTCGAACAGGATCGGCAGGATGAGGATGCTGGAGGCCGGGGCCGAGCCCAGGCCGGACTCGACGGTCACGTAGTGCTGCGGGGCGTCCTCGATCAGGATCCGCTTCTTCTGCTGTACGGCCTGGGCGATCAGCCCGCGGATCGGGGACTCCGACTGGAGGTCCTCCCGCCCCCGGCCGCCGACCCCGTAGTCCGCGATGAGCTCCAGGCCCTCGCTGTCCGCGGCCGCGGAGTCGACCCGGAAGAACAGCTCGGAGTGCGCGTTGACCAGCGGTGCCAGCTCGCGCAGGATCAGGTCGGCGACCTCCACCATGTCGCGGTGGCCCTGCATCAGTCCCGCGATGCGGGTCAGGTTGGACTCCAGCCAGTCCTTGGTGCGGGTGGTCTCGCGCAGGTTGGACACCATGCGGTTGACGTTGTTCTTCAGGTCGGCGACCTCGCCCTGCGCCTCCACGGTGATGGAGCGCGACATGTCGCCCTTGGCGACCGAACTGGCCACCTCGCCGATGGCGCGCACCTGCGTGGTGAGGTTCAGGGCCAGTTCGTTGACGCTCCTCGTCAGCCGCTTCCAGTTGCCGGACACGCCCTCGACGCGCGCCTGACCGCCTAGGCGGCCCTCGCTGCCCACCTCGCGCGCCACGCGGGTCACCTCGGAGGAGAACGACGACAGCGTGTCCACCATGGTGTTGAGGGTCGTCTTGAGTTCGAGGATCTCCCCGCGGGCATCGACGTCGATCTTCTTCGACAGGTCGCCGTTCGCGACCGCGGTGGCGACCTGGGCGATGTTCCGCACCTGCGACGTCAGATTCGACGCCATGAAGTTGACGTTGTCCGTCAGGTCCTTCCACACCCCCGACACCCCGTGCACCTGGGCCCGCCCGCCCAGCTTCCCCTCCGTGCCGACCTCGCGGGCCACCCGGGTGACCTCGTCCGCGAAGTCGCGCAACTGCTGCACCATGCTGTTCACGGTGGTCTTGAGTTCCAGGATCTCGCCGCGCGCGTCGACGTCGATCTTCTTCGACAGGTCGCCGTTCGCGACCGCGGTCGTCACCAGGGCGATGTTCCGCACCTGCGACGTCAGATTCGACGCCATGAAGTTGACGTTGTCCGTCAGGTCCTTCCACACCCCCGACACGTCCCTGACCTGCGCCTGGCCACCGAGGTTCCCGTCGGTGCCGACTTCGCGGGCCACGCGGGTCACCTCGGAGGAGAAGGCCGACAACTGATCCACCATGGTGTTGAGGGTCGTCTTGAGTTCGAGGATCTCGCCGCGCGCGTCGACGTCGATCTTCTTCGACAGGTCGCCGTTCGCGACCGCGGTGGCGACCTGGGCGATGTTCCGCACCTGCGACGTCAGGTTCGACGCCATGAAGTTGACGTTGTCCGTCAGGTCCTTCCACACCCCCGACACGTTCTTCACCTGCGCCTGGCCGCCGAGCATGCCGTCGGTGCCGACCTCGCGGGCCACGCGCGTGACCTCGTCGGCGAACGCGGACAACTGGTCCACCATCGCGTTCACCGTGCTCATGAGCTGGCGGATCTCGCCGCGGGCGTCCGCCGTGATCTTCTGGCTGAGGTCGCCGCGCACCACCGCCGTGGTCACCTGGGCGATGTTGCGGACCTGGGAGGTCAGGTTGGACGCCATCAGGTTGACGTTGTTCGTCAGGTCCTTCCACACCCCCGACACGTCCCTGACGTGCGCCTGACCGCCGAGCATGCCGTCGGTGCCGACCTCGCGGGCGACGCGGGTCACCTCGTCGGCGAACGCCGACAACTGGTCCACCATGGTGTTCACCGTGAGCTTCAGCTCCAGCAGCTCACCCGCGGTCTCCACCGTCACCTTGCGGGTCAGGTCGCCGCTGGCCACCGCGGTGGTCACGGCGGCGATGTCGCGCACCTGCTGGGTCAGCCGGGAGGCCATGGTGTTGACCGCCTCGGTCACCGCGCGCCACGAGCCGGACAGCCCGCGCACGCTGGCGCGGCCGCCGAGCCGGCCCTCGGTGCCCACCTCGTGCGCCACCCGCATCACCTCGCCGGTGAAGGTGGACAGGTGGTCCACCACGCGGTTGAGCCCGACCCCGAGGCTGCGCAGGTCGCCGTGGAGCTGGCGGGTACCGACCCGTAGCTCCATGTGCTGGTTCAGGTCCCCCTCGGCCACCGCCTCCAGCACCCGGGTGGCGTGCGTCATCGGCACGGCCAGGGCGTCGAGCAGGTCGTTCGCGTCGTGCACGATCTGGGCCCAGTCGCCCTGCCCGGTGCTCGCGGAGATCCGCTCGTCCAGTACGCCCTTCCGTGCCACCACCCCCCGCACCCGGCTCACCTCGGACGCCAGGTGCTCGTTGCGGACGGCCACCCGGTTGAACGCCTCGGCCACCTCGCCCAGCACGCCCTCGCCGTCCTCCGGCACCCGCGCCGAGAAGTCGCCGTCGCGCAGCGACCTGAGCGCGCTCAGCAGCGGTCGCAGCTCGGCGGTGGCCGCCGACTGCTTCTCACGGTCCTCCATACGCCCCATCCCTGCACGTTTCTGCATGGCCTGCGGCCGGCCGGACCGTTCGGGTCCTGCCCCTCACCTCAAGGGACTTTTGTCTACTATATTAGATTTTGTCACGATGAGGTATCAGACAGGAGCCATTTGTGCAGGCCGTCTCTTCGGGCGGGCCGGGCGCGCAGGACGGGTCCGGCGTTCGTACGGAACTCCCGGCCGACCGGCGGTCGCCGGCCCGGGCCCGTGCGTTCGTACGCGCGGTGATCACCGAGCGGGCGCTGGCGACCTCCTCCCTCGGTCCGCGCACCGAGGAGCTCGCGGACGACGCCGCGCTGCTCGTCGGCGAGCTGGTCACCAACGCGCTGATCCACGCCGGCACCCCGATGGAACTGTTCTGCCGGGTGGAGACGGACCCGGAGGCGGACGACGCGCTGACCGGCGCCAGGATCGACGTGTACGACCGGCAGCCGACCGCCACCGTGCCGGGCGCCACCGACGGCACGGGCACCGGCCGCGGCCTGGGACTCCAGATCGTGTCGACCCTCGCCGACGCGTGGGGGGTCACCTACCGGCACACCGAGAAGGCGGTGTGGTGCCGGCTCGCCCTCCCCACCCCGGGCGAGACGAAG from Streptomyces sp. CMB-StM0423 includes the following:
- a CDS encoding HAMP domain-containing protein, which gives rise to MEDREKQSAATAELRPLLSALRSLRDGDFSARVPEDGEGVLGEVAEAFNRVAVRNEHLASEVSRVRGVVARKGVLDERISASTGQGDWAQIVHDANDLLDALAVPMTHATRVLEAVAEGDLNQHMELRVGTRQLHGDLRSLGVGLNRVVDHLSTFTGEVMRVAHEVGTEGRLGGRASVRGLSGSWRAVTEAVNTMASRLTQQVRDIAAVTTAVASGDLTRKVTVETAGELLELKLTVNTMVDQLSAFADEVTRVAREVGTDGMLGGQAHVRDVSGVWKDLTNNVNLMASNLTSQVRNIAQVTTAVVRGDLSQKITADARGEIRQLMSTVNAMVDQLSAFADEVTRVAREVGTDGMLGGQAQVKNVSGVWKDLTDNVNFMASNLTSQVRNIAQVATAVANGDLSKKIDVDARGEILELKTTLNTMVDQLSAFSSEVTRVAREVGTDGNLGGQAQVRDVSGVWKDLTDNVNFMASNLTSQVRNIALVTTAVANGDLSKKIDVDARGEILELKTTVNSMVQQLRDFADEVTRVAREVGTEGKLGGRAQVHGVSGVWKDLTDNVNFMASNLTSQVRNIAQVATAVANGDLSKKIDVDARGEILELKTTLNTMVDTLSSFSSEVTRVAREVGSEGRLGGQARVEGVSGNWKRLTRSVNELALNLTTQVRAIGEVASSVAKGDMSRSITVEAQGEVADLKNNVNRMVSNLRETTRTKDWLESNLTRIAGLMQGHRDMVEVADLILRELAPLVNAHSELFFRVDSAAADSEGLELIADYGVGGRGREDLQSESPIRGLIAQAVQQKKRILIEDAPQHYVTVESGLGSAPASSILILPILFEDRLLGVIELASFSKFNEIQLTFVDQFAHTIGVSFNTILANARTEALLSQSQRLTSELRTRSEELQRSNAELEEKASLLATSSQYKSDFLANMSHELRTPLNSLLILAQLLADNADGRLSDQEVEFAGTIYQAGSDLLQLINDILDLSKVEAGRIDVRPQRIPLAKLLDYVRATFRPLTVDRGLGFEVTVGDDVPAELHTDQQRIQQVLRNLLSNAVKFTSRGGVELRVERVPAEEFAEDTLRDAETVLAFSVKDTGIGIPAEKLDVVFEAFQQSDGTTNRKYGGTGLGLSISREIAGLLGGRIDAESEEGVGSRFTLYVPAQLPGKALAAASGSATPALEPAEPRRPGKRQTGADRREPRDGRGERPGGPGETQPAAPAVRAPAAGAEGEAARTTARTPGPEAAGAEAVAPEAAGTEAPADRERVDTWPETTRLRQWLSGRPGRVLTGRHVLIVDDDIRNVFALTHMLGRVGISVKYAENGREGFDVLDRSPEISLVLMDIMMPEVDGYEVIRTIRATPRLAGVPIIALTAKAMPGDREKAIEAGADGYVPKPVNVDRLLTAIYEQLESHDRRAGGGRARDGGPAGDSAGDSRGDDPTAPGRAA
- a CDS encoding Hsp70 family protein yields the protein MRETIDFGIDLGTTNSEIAVFANGRSRIIKNNENWDYTPSAVWMPKPGMIHVGRRARERVEADPDDACAEFKLQMGLEDAAFAFRRAGVSLTPEQLSAEVLKSLRRDAAHDVGEPPTAAVITVPASFALNQSNATGKAAALAGLGEECPLIHEPNAAALAYGVDNAAESAYWMVFDLGGGTFDAAVMSKRDGELQLLQHAGDPHLGGKNIDWAIVEELLAPAVVREFGLRDFARGNEQWRTNFAKLKAAAEAAKIELSRAGETELFVDLRTDGGEETFSYTLTRGALDDLALPFYAQAVKLCREALAQGSLRPDHIDQLLLVGGATLSPGLRELLADPREGLGISIDHSQDPTTVVARGAAIFAGSVRLPAPPQRPTAGTFTAELIYEPQSLDTTGIPVAGKLHSADPVDWTRYSVSLHSPGGNFQSPQVTLDANGGFYTTVAIGAETTTRFTVELTDAAGVRQKLTPDTLSLTHTRTLPAGPVLTHSLGIGKYDGTYGPIVRKGATLPVHGSSKYRTTIALTRTDPDAVIRIPLLEGEEPDAKNNKEVGEVSFRRGDLRYDLPEGSEVEVTYEVKTIGQAKAIVETMDTEFEADVRLQGAQPEHGELVAGLHRLEQRVAELGVRARESGSSGADAVLREIADDMGRLRKQVDNARTDPGTALECEQRLRKLHAQLDDVEREAIEVPRLMLELGDALKECEGLLRRGGGAAERQELERLRGLVNRAMQDGSHRVAELERLLKRARELYLEILNSTGQLDYRFFEELSNSRGMMTPRAEADAALAEGARAYAAKDRFALADVNRRLYAMLPAHAKEEHADKRQEPPGGGLRDPGGLR